A genomic stretch from Vicinamibacterales bacterium includes:
- a CDS encoding right-handed parallel beta-helix repeat-containing protein has translation MSFVVRRLPFCLFLLAVSSLPGVAQTAPRYDAGNPTLQQIWVDPVRGNDRSSGRSADEALRTLIEAWNRIPPNSLTSQLVATGYEIRLQPGEYAADAIPHYMERRYGSATAPIVLRAVNGAGTATLRTGLNIAHVGYLYFVDLDIVPTPAADVFHCEDCDHILLRNVTFTGGARPVEGVDAAVAHETVKVNQSTHFYIEDSRIGGADDNAIDFVAVQQGHIVRSRVHGANDWCGYIKGGSASILVDGNEFHDCGTGGFTVGQGTGLQFMTSPWLHYEAYDIRVVNNIVHDTEGAGLGVNGGYNVVVAWNTLYRVGTRSHVLEAGFGSRSCDAADVAAERAACETRLASGAWGTTVVDDGENYVRIPNQHVFLMNNVVFNPDGAGSQWQHFQIAGEFTGGPTGTGAPSSNRADNDLRIAGNVIWNGPSGHPLGVGDGSGCQASHPTCSEAYINANNAVNTRQPGFADLSAGDVRPTGSLAGARSAAVPDFSWSDLPTRPQAPAGTSSTRVSLDRNGRARGANDPPGAALPQQ, from the coding sequence GTGAGCTTTGTCGTCCGGCGCCTTCCCTTCTGCCTGTTCCTCCTCGCGGTTTCTTCGTTGCCCGGTGTTGCACAAACGGCGCCGCGCTACGACGCGGGCAATCCCACCCTCCAGCAGATCTGGGTGGATCCGGTCCGCGGCAACGACCGGTCGAGCGGCCGCAGTGCTGACGAAGCGCTGCGCACGCTGATCGAGGCCTGGAACCGCATTCCGCCGAACTCGCTGACGAGCCAGCTGGTCGCGACCGGCTACGAGATTCGCCTGCAGCCCGGCGAGTATGCCGCGGATGCGATTCCGCATTACATGGAGCGCCGCTACGGCTCGGCCACCGCGCCGATCGTGCTTCGCGCCGTCAACGGCGCCGGCACCGCCACGCTGCGCACCGGCCTGAACATCGCCCACGTCGGCTACCTCTACTTCGTGGACCTCGACATCGTGCCGACGCCGGCCGCCGACGTCTTCCACTGCGAGGATTGCGATCACATCCTGCTGCGCAACGTCACGTTCACCGGTGGCGCGCGGCCCGTGGAGGGTGTGGACGCGGCGGTGGCCCACGAGACCGTCAAGGTCAACCAGTCCACGCACTTCTACATCGAAGACTCGCGCATCGGCGGCGCCGACGACAACGCCATCGACTTCGTCGCCGTCCAGCAAGGGCACATCGTCCGCAGCCGGGTGCACGGCGCCAACGACTGGTGCGGCTACATCAAGGGCGGCTCGGCGTCGATTCTCGTGGACGGCAACGAGTTCCACGATTGCGGCACCGGCGGCTTCACGGTGGGGCAGGGCACCGGCCTGCAGTTCATGACCTCGCCGTGGCTGCACTACGAGGCTTACGACATCCGTGTCGTCAACAACATCGTTCACGACACCGAAGGCGCGGGCCTCGGCGTGAACGGCGGCTACAACGTGGTGGTCGCCTGGAACACGCTGTATCGCGTCGGGACCCGCAGCCACGTGCTGGAAGCGGGCTTCGGCTCCCGCAGTTGCGATGCGGCGGATGTCGCGGCTGAACGCGCCGCCTGCGAGACGCGCCTGGCGAGCGGGGCCTGGGGCACCACGGTGGTGGACGATGGCGAGAACTACGTGCGGATCCCGAACCAGCACGTGTTCCTGATGAACAACGTCGTGTTCAATCCCGACGGCGCCGGCAGCCAGTGGCAGCACTTCCAGATTGCCGGCGAGTTCACCGGCGGCCCCACCGGGACGGGCGCGCCGAGCTCCAATCGCGCCGACAACGACCTCCGCATTGCCGGCAACGTGATCTGGAACGGGCCATCCGGTCATCCGCTGGGTGTCGGCGACGGTTCGGGCTGCCAGGCGAGTCATCCGACGTGCAGCGAGGCGTACATCAACGCCAACAACGCCGTGAACACACGGCAGCCAGGCTTTGCCGACCTGTCGGCGGGAGACGTGCGTCCCACTGGTTCACTGGCCGGTGCGCGTAGCGCGGCGGTGCCTGATTTCTCGTGGAGCGACCTGCCGACGCGTCCCCAGGCGCCGGCCGGCACCAGCTCAACGCGCGTGTCGCTCGACCGCAATGGCCGGGCAAGAGGCGCGAACGACCCGCCGGGCGCGGCGTTGCCTCAGCAATAG
- a CDS encoding PQQ-dependent sugar dehydrogenase, which translates to MTRTTAALTLALTATLGLGLAAQSGRKPVNWKDLPAPFATPSVRNNATIVPRPEGAKLEVPAGFVVEEFMDVAGRPRFMMLGPGNEILISDSSGNGSVFVIKDGTRTPIIEKLDRPYGLALKGDQLYVAEPTSVKQYTYDTKIMRVVGAGKEIISLAGMGTGHNTRTLAFNKDGSKLYLSVGSGSNIALGEPEMRAAVHRFNPDGTGHETVATGLRNAVGMRFFPGTDDLWVSVHERDELGDDLAPDYVTKVEPGGFYGWPIAYTGPNPEPRHKDVDMAKVKSTLYPDVLLGGHVGPLDILFYTGTQFPAKYRGGMFVALHGSWNRSARQGYKIAYIPFKNGMATSGPEDFLTGWMLAPDQKEVWGRPVGLLQMPDGSLLVSDDGGRKIWRISYKG; encoded by the coding sequence ATGACTCGAACCACTGCCGCTCTGACGCTCGCGCTCACCGCCACCCTTGGCCTCGGCCTCGCCGCCCAGTCGGGCCGCAAGCCGGTCAACTGGAAAGACCTGCCGGCGCCGTTTGCCACCCCGTCGGTGCGCAACAACGCGACGATCGTCCCGAGGCCGGAAGGGGCGAAGCTCGAAGTCCCCGCGGGGTTCGTGGTCGAGGAGTTCATGGATGTCGCCGGGCGCCCGCGCTTCATGATGCTCGGGCCGGGTAATGAAATCCTGATCAGTGACAGCTCCGGCAACGGCTCGGTCTTCGTGATCAAGGACGGTACGCGCACGCCGATCATCGAGAAGCTGGACCGTCCCTACGGCCTCGCCCTCAAGGGCGACCAGTTGTATGTCGCCGAACCGACGTCGGTGAAGCAGTACACCTATGACACCAAGATCATGAGGGTGGTGGGCGCGGGGAAAGAGATCATCTCGCTGGCCGGGATGGGCACGGGTCACAACACGCGGACCCTCGCCTTCAACAAGGACGGCTCGAAGCTCTACCTGTCGGTGGGCTCGGGATCGAACATCGCCCTCGGTGAGCCGGAAATGCGCGCCGCCGTGCACCGCTTCAATCCTGACGGCACCGGTCACGAAACCGTCGCCACCGGACTCCGCAACGCCGTGGGCATGCGGTTCTTCCCGGGCACCGATGACCTGTGGGTGTCGGTGCACGAACGCGACGAGCTTGGCGACGACCTGGCGCCCGACTACGTGACCAAGGTGGAACCGGGCGGCTTCTACGGCTGGCCCATTGCCTACACCGGCCCGAACCCCGAGCCGCGCCACAAGGACGTGGACATGGCCAAGGTGAAGAGCACGCTCTATCCCGACGTGCTCCTCGGCGGCCACGTCGGCCCGCTCGACATCCTGTTCTACACCGGCACGCAGTTCCCCGCGAAGTATCGTGGCGGCATGTTCGTGGCGCTGCACGGCTCGTGGAACCGCTCCGCGCGGCAGGGTTACAAGATCGCCTACATCCCGTTCAAGAACGGCATGGCCACGTCGGGTCCCGAAGACTTCCTGACCGGCTGGATGCTGGCGCCCGACCAGAAAGAAGTGTGGGGCCGCCCGGTCGGGCTGCTGCAAATGCCGGACGGCTCGCTGCTCGTGTCCGACGATGGCGGCCGGAAGATCTGGCGGATTTCCTACAAGGGCTGA
- a CDS encoding HD-GYP domain-containing protein, translating into MTAPRLVTRALVLSFVTVALVLGAVFTVLSVGVRDQVRRSVGDNLATAQQVFTRVEARRQQDLRATVATLAENPTLKAALDTWLTERAGANAVTTGELLATVQNEVDKIADRVSAGVLAVADGKGVVVASGGRQASSWPRGSVIGSARDSAAASERIAVAGDGAYRVVYRMLSVPLQLGDTTIGSLELGTALDAAYAAELAQLSRGHAAIVRGDVVLATTLTPAVAAGLSAQPLRAMTGTQVIDLAGESWAIQPLSQVDDVTLLALASVDAAAAGQTVAALTSLAWIGLGAVVLAGLGSFWLARTLTGPIDQLSRSLSSMSVTERTKTPVVPSGSSREVDQLTDTFNSLMASVMAAEAEAEATYFGAVRALAAALDARDPYTAGHSERVSTLAVAIGEELKLDAEAMETLRLGALLHDVGKIGVPDEVLRKPGALTAAEFEALKVHPTAGARILRSIPFLAPHIPIVELHHERPDGRGYPYGLRGDTIPLGARIVHVADAFDAMTSARAYRAARLPVEAIAELRRCAGTDFDTASVEALVAAVPRLIGALAPPDPSAFEWAHRERSA; encoded by the coding sequence GTGACGGCCCCGCGCCTGGTCACCCGCGCGCTGGTGCTGTCGTTCGTGACCGTGGCCCTGGTGCTGGGCGCCGTGTTCACGGTGCTGAGCGTCGGCGTCCGCGATCAGGTCCGCCGCTCGGTGGGCGACAACCTGGCCACCGCGCAGCAAGTGTTCACGCGGGTGGAAGCGCGGCGGCAACAGGACTTGCGGGCCACGGTCGCGACGCTGGCCGAAAACCCGACGTTGAAGGCCGCGTTGGACACGTGGCTGACCGAACGCGCGGGCGCCAACGCCGTCACCACCGGTGAACTGCTGGCCACCGTGCAGAACGAGGTGGACAAGATTGCCGACCGCGTCTCCGCCGGCGTGCTGGCCGTCGCCGACGGCAAGGGCGTCGTGGTCGCCAGCGGCGGCCGTCAGGCGTCGTCGTGGCCCCGCGGATCCGTGATCGGTTCGGCGCGCGACAGCGCCGCCGCGTCTGAGCGGATCGCCGTCGCCGGCGACGGCGCGTATCGCGTCGTGTATCGCATGCTGTCGGTGCCGCTGCAACTGGGCGACACCACCATCGGCTCGCTCGAGCTGGGCACCGCGCTCGACGCGGCGTATGCCGCGGAACTGGCGCAGCTGTCGCGCGGACACGCCGCCATCGTCCGGGGAGACGTGGTGCTGGCCACGACCCTGACGCCGGCGGTTGCCGCCGGCCTGTCGGCGCAACCGCTCCGGGCAATGACGGGGACCCAGGTCATCGACCTCGCCGGTGAGTCGTGGGCGATTCAACCGCTGTCGCAGGTGGACGACGTGACACTTCTGGCGTTGGCGTCGGTTGACGCCGCCGCGGCCGGGCAGACGGTCGCGGCGCTGACCAGCCTGGCGTGGATCGGACTGGGCGCCGTCGTCCTGGCCGGGCTCGGCAGCTTCTGGCTGGCCCGCACGCTGACCGGTCCCATCGACCAACTCTCACGATCGTTGTCGTCGATGTCCGTGACCGAGCGCACCAAGACCCCCGTGGTGCCGAGCGGGAGCAGCCGCGAGGTCGATCAGCTCACTGATACCTTCAACTCGCTGATGGCGTCGGTAATGGCGGCGGAAGCCGAAGCCGAGGCGACCTACTTCGGCGCCGTGCGCGCGCTCGCCGCGGCGCTCGACGCCCGCGATCCGTACACGGCCGGCCATTCCGAGCGCGTCAGCACGCTCGCCGTCGCGATTGGCGAGGAATTGAAACTCGACGCGGAAGCCATGGAGACCCTGCGGCTGGGCGCGCTCCTCCATGACGTCGGCAAGATCGGCGTGCCCGACGAGGTGCTGCGCAAGCCGGGTGCGCTCACCGCCGCCGAGTTCGAAGCCCTCAAGGTGCACCCGACCGCGGGCGCCCGGATCCTGCGGAGCATTCCCTTCCTCGCGCCGCACATTCCCATCGTCGAGTTGCACCACGAGCGGCCCGACGGCCGCGGCTACCCCTACGGACTCCGCGGCGACACCATTCCGCTGGGCGCGCGCATCGTGCACGTCGCCGACGCGTTCGACGCCATGACCAGCGCCCGCGCCTATCGCGCCGCGCGCCTGCCGGTGGAGGCCATCGCCGAACTGCGGCGCTGCGCCGGCACCGATTTCGACACCGCCTCGGTGGAAGCCCTCGTTGCGGCGGTGCCGCGCCTGATTGGCGCGCTGGCGCCGCCAGATCCGTCGGCCTTTGAATGGGCGCATCGCGAACGCTCCGCCTAA
- a CDS encoding alpha/beta hydrolase, with product MPRAILIHGNGGCTAADIWLPWLERELTALGVDVINQTFPDNIKARAQYWLPHLDSLGVDENTILIGHSSGAVAAMRYAESHRLLGSILVGVCHTDLGDGFEAASGYYREPWHWQRIRDNQQWVAIYNSTDDPHIPIAEARFIAAQLKCSYFEFSDRGHFTDSRQFPEVADFLRRRLAQLKPK from the coding sequence GTGCCGCGAGCGATCCTCATTCACGGAAACGGCGGCTGCACGGCCGCCGACATCTGGCTGCCGTGGCTCGAGCGCGAGCTCACCGCGCTGGGCGTGGACGTCATCAACCAGACCTTTCCGGACAACATCAAGGCCCGCGCGCAGTATTGGTTGCCACACCTGGATTCCCTCGGCGTCGACGAGAACACGATTCTGATCGGCCATTCATCCGGCGCCGTGGCGGCGATGCGATACGCGGAATCTCACCGTCTCCTGGGATCGATCCTGGTCGGGGTATGTCACACGGATCTCGGCGATGGCTTCGAGGCCGCCAGCGGGTATTACCGCGAACCATGGCACTGGCAGCGGATTCGCGACAACCAGCAATGGGTCGCGATCTACAACTCGACGGACGACCCGCACATTCCCATCGCCGAGGCGCGATTCATCGCCGCGCAATTAAAATGCAGCTATTTTGAATTCAGCGACCGGGGGCACTTCACGGATTCGCGGCAGTTCCCGGAAGTGGCGGACTTTCTCCGTCGGCGACTGGCCCAACTGAAACCGAAATAG
- a CDS encoding HAMP domain-containing sensor histidine kinase, with protein MFLLNEHRQIVVANKAGAMLSAALGGTEAAEGLRLGEALGCVNVANGPDGCGTGPQCPHCGAGRANRAFGIKSGEYGGEFRLRSAREGVESAQTFNVHLSPVRLNGSTLRLCTLTDITAEKSREVLDNIFFHDVLNTAQAVQGAAVLMPGLEDAEELDRLAHIVSTSAAALVSEIQSQRDLLRAEDGELTLSLAPVSVSALVTETAELYRQSRFGAGRHIDVAPTPLNDEVVTSRVHLSRCVGNLVKNALEASRPGDHVTVRVTGATDAVVIDVHNPAVMTEAVQAQVFQRFFSTKGASGRGLGTYSVRLLVTRYLGGTVAFVSNEAGTTFTIRLPRGTVR; from the coding sequence GTGTTCCTGTTGAACGAGCACCGGCAGATTGTGGTCGCCAACAAGGCCGGTGCCATGCTGTCGGCGGCGTTGGGCGGCACGGAGGCGGCCGAAGGACTCCGCCTGGGCGAGGCGCTGGGCTGTGTCAACGTCGCCAACGGGCCCGATGGCTGCGGGACCGGTCCGCAGTGTCCGCATTGCGGTGCGGGGAGGGCGAATCGGGCTTTTGGCATCAAGTCAGGGGAATACGGCGGCGAGTTCCGCTTGCGCTCCGCCCGCGAAGGCGTCGAATCGGCACAGACGTTCAACGTGCATCTGTCGCCCGTTCGCCTGAACGGCTCGACCCTGCGGTTGTGCACGCTGACGGATATCACGGCGGAGAAGAGCCGCGAGGTATTGGACAACATCTTCTTTCACGACGTGCTCAACACCGCCCAGGCCGTGCAGGGCGCAGCGGTCCTGATGCCGGGCCTGGAGGATGCCGAAGAACTCGACCGCCTGGCGCACATTGTGAGCACGAGCGCGGCGGCGCTGGTCAGCGAGATCCAATCGCAGCGCGATCTGCTGCGGGCCGAAGACGGCGAGTTGACCCTTTCCCTGGCGCCCGTGTCCGTGAGCGCGCTCGTGACCGAGACGGCCGAGCTTTACCGCCAGAGCCGCTTCGGCGCGGGCCGTCACATCGACGTCGCGCCGACGCCGCTCAACGACGAGGTCGTGACGTCGCGCGTGCACCTGTCGAGATGTGTCGGCAACCTGGTGAAGAATGCGCTCGAGGCGTCGCGGCCGGGCGATCACGTGACCGTGCGGGTCACCGGCGCCACCGACGCCGTGGTGATCGACGTCCACAATCCCGCGGTCATGACGGAAGCGGTCCAGGCCCAGGTGTTCCAGCGCTTCTTCAGCACCAAGGGCGCGAGCGGCAGGGGACTCGGCACCTATAGCGTCCGCCTGCTGGTGACGCGCTACCTTGGCGGGACGGTCGCCTTCGTCTCGAATGAGGCCGGCACGACCTTCACCATCCGGCTGCCGCGCGGGACGGTTCGCTGA
- a CDS encoding SPFH and helix-turn-helix domain-containing protein, which translates to MDYNRRMGITDFFKGEFIDVIEWTDDSRDTLSYRFPDDDKAIKNGAQLIVRESQVAQFVYLGEFGDTFQPGKHTLTTDNIPILTKLKAWKYAFNSPFKADVYYVITRLFTGNKWGTSNPVMLRDADFGVARVRAFGTYDFKIVDPRIFLREVAGSDHNFRLDEFADTMRSRIVSLFTDAIASAKIPVLDVASRYAELGDALLPMINPAVSAKYGLAITSFIVENVSVPPEVEAALDKRASMTAIGNLNDYVKYQMGKGMEAGGAGAGAAGTAAELAVGFGIAQQMMQQGFAGGSATPTVAAAPDLLGPADAAKALGVSEADVMAVLESGELKGKKIGSSWRITRAALNSYLAE; encoded by the coding sequence GTGGACTACAATCGCCGCATGGGCATCACCGACTTCTTCAAGGGCGAGTTCATCGACGTCATCGAGTGGACCGATGACTCCCGCGACACGCTGTCGTACCGGTTTCCGGATGACGACAAGGCCATCAAGAACGGCGCGCAGCTGATTGTCCGCGAGTCGCAGGTGGCGCAGTTCGTCTACCTCGGCGAGTTCGGCGACACCTTCCAGCCCGGCAAGCACACGCTGACCACCGACAACATCCCGATCCTCACCAAGTTGAAGGCGTGGAAGTACGCCTTCAACTCGCCGTTCAAGGCCGACGTCTACTACGTGATCACGCGGCTGTTCACCGGCAACAAGTGGGGCACCTCCAACCCGGTCATGCTGCGCGACGCCGACTTCGGCGTGGCCCGCGTCCGCGCCTTCGGGACCTACGACTTCAAGATCGTCGATCCCAGGATCTTCCTGCGCGAGGTCGCCGGCTCGGACCACAACTTCCGCCTCGACGAGTTCGCCGACACCATGCGGTCGCGCATCGTCAGCCTGTTCACCGACGCCATTGCCTCGGCGAAAATCCCGGTGCTCGACGTGGCGTCGCGCTACGCGGAGCTGGGCGACGCGCTGCTGCCGATGATCAACCCGGCGGTCTCCGCCAAGTACGGCCTGGCGATCACCAGCTTCATCGTCGAGAACGTGTCGGTGCCGCCGGAGGTGGAAGCGGCGCTCGACAAGCGCGCCAGCATGACCGCCATCGGCAACCTCAACGACTACGTGAAGTACCAGATGGGCAAGGGCATGGAGGCCGGCGGCGCCGGCGCCGGGGCCGCGGGGACGGCGGCGGAACTCGCCGTCGGCTTCGGCATCGCGCAGCAGATGATGCAGCAGGGCTTCGCCGGCGGTTCGGCCACGCCGACGGTGGCGGCCGCGCCCGACCTGCTCGGGCCCGCCGATGCCGCCAAGGCGCTCGGGGTCAGCGAAGCCGACGTGATGGCGGTGCTCGAATCCGGCGAGCTCAAGGGCAAGAAGATCGGGTCGTCGTGGCGCATCACGCGCGCGGCCCTCAACAGCTATCTCGCGGAGTAG
- a CDS encoding amidase family protein yields the protein MKQATLVLVLLVSVFSLAPRGQGGFSIVEATIPAMQAAMAGGQLTSRQLVEQYLIRIAIYEDRLNATLAVNPNALREADALDRERAQGKLRGPLHGIPVALKDNIHTTSMPTTGGALAFAGYVPPYDATLTRNLTAAGAIIIAKTGLTELANWVAGNPSAMPGNYNAVGGFAFNPYDPRPDPRPDPGDGRPALQTGGSSSGIGTAANLWAASVGSDTGGSVISPSNANMLVGIRPTIGRISRYGVIPITADHDTAGPMTRTVADAALMLGAMEGASPDPNDAATRTCTPPPGRDYTKFLNAGGLKGARIGVPRAFYLDRVTLPGETAPRPSTSSGRPEPVEGRGGVNAEQARVMAEAIAVLRQQGATVVDPADLPSFVATNANDSFPLFDYCSGAEHAKGKDSHCTIGFKYGMKRDFNAWLASLGASAPVKTLTELRLWNLAHAKAGAITFQQSRLDISDEIDLAADKARYDADHAKDLRLSREQGIDAVLKAHQLDAIITPGGSGAGVASRAGYPIIAVPFGMVPNAPNQPFPAGFNARPAPYGVGFVGAQCSEPKLIELAYAFEQATKKRVPPPATP from the coding sequence ATGAAACAGGCCACGCTCGTCCTGGTATTGCTGGTTTCGGTTTTCTCGCTCGCGCCGCGAGGCCAGGGAGGTTTCTCGATCGTCGAGGCCACCATTCCGGCCATGCAGGCGGCGATGGCCGGCGGGCAGCTCACGTCCCGGCAGCTCGTCGAGCAGTACCTGATCCGCATCGCGATCTACGAAGACCGGCTGAACGCGACCCTGGCGGTGAATCCCAACGCCCTGCGGGAAGCCGACGCCCTCGATCGCGAGCGCGCGCAGGGCAAGCTGCGCGGTCCGCTCCATGGCATCCCCGTGGCGCTGAAAGACAACATCCACACCACCAGCATGCCGACCACGGGCGGCGCGCTGGCCTTCGCCGGCTACGTGCCGCCGTACGACGCGACGCTGACCAGGAACCTCACCGCGGCCGGCGCCATCATCATCGCCAAGACCGGGCTGACCGAGCTGGCGAACTGGGTGGCGGGCAATCCCAGCGCCATGCCTGGCAACTACAACGCGGTCGGCGGCTTTGCCTTCAACCCGTACGACCCGCGGCCCGATCCGCGGCCCGACCCGGGCGATGGACGGCCGGCGCTGCAGACGGGCGGCTCCAGTTCGGGCATCGGCACCGCCGCCAACCTGTGGGCCGCCAGCGTCGGCTCAGACACTGGCGGCTCGGTGATCAGCCCGTCGAACGCCAACATGCTGGTCGGCATCCGGCCGACGATTGGCCGCATCAGCCGCTACGGCGTGATCCCGATCACCGCCGACCACGACACCGCCGGCCCCATGACCCGCACGGTGGCCGACGCCGCGCTCATGCTCGGCGCCATGGAAGGCGCCTCACCGGATCCCAACGATGCCGCCACCCGGACCTGCACGCCGCCGCCCGGCCGCGACTACACGAAGTTCCTCAACGCCGGCGGCCTCAAGGGCGCCCGCATCGGCGTGCCGCGCGCGTTCTACCTCGATCGCGTGACGTTGCCCGGTGAGACGGCACCGCGCCCTTCGACCAGCTCAGGGCGGCCCGAGCCTGTCGAGGGCCGCGGCGGGGTGAATGCCGAGCAGGCCAGGGTGATGGCCGAGGCGATCGCGGTGCTGAGGCAGCAGGGCGCGACGGTCGTGGACCCGGCCGACCTGCCGAGCTTCGTGGCGACCAACGCGAACGACAGTTTTCCCCTGTTCGATTACTGCTCGGGCGCGGAGCACGCGAAGGGCAAAGACAGCCACTGCACCATCGGCTTCAAGTACGGCATGAAGCGGGACTTCAATGCCTGGCTCGCCAGCCTCGGCGCATCCGCGCCGGTCAAGACGCTCACTGAACTTCGCCTGTGGAACCTCGCGCACGCCAAGGCCGGCGCGATCACGTTCCAGCAGTCGCGACTCGACATCTCCGACGAGATTGACCTCGCCGCCGACAAGGCCCGCTACGACGCCGACCACGCGAAGGACCTCAGGTTGAGCCGGGAGCAAGGCATCGATGCGGTGTTGAAGGCACACCAGCTCGACGCCATCATCACGCCCGGCGGCAGCGGCGCCGGCGTGGCGTCGCGCGCCGGCTACCCCATCATCGCCGTGCCCTTCGGCATGGTGCCGAACGCGCCAAACCAGCCGTTCCCGGCGGGGTTCAACGCCAGGCCGGCGCCGTATGGCGTGGGATTCGTCGGCGCGCAGTGCAGCGAGCCGAAGCTGATCGAGTTGGCCTACGCGTTTGAACAGGCCACGAAGAAGCGCGTGCCGCCGCCGGCGACGCCATGA
- a CDS encoding NADP-dependent oxidoreductase encodes MMTINKQFLLASRPPGEATAANFRLVESEVPELTDGQVLVRHRFLSLDPYMRGRMSDVKSYAPPQPLDEVMIGGTAGEVAASRHPGFAAGDAVVGMGGWQQFSVVDGNAKGALRKVDVSRIPLSAYLGPVGMPGVTAWYGLTQICEARAGQTVVVSAASGAVGSVVGQLAKARGCRAVGVAGGDAKCSYVVNELGFDACVDYKAHADPKSLYRALKEATPNGVDGHFENVGGAVLDAVLARMNAFGRIAICGMISGYDGQAIPLQQPALILTSRLRVEGFIVSEHLEHWPQALAELGTLVATGALKYRETVADGIESAPAAFLGLLKGKNFGKQLVRL; translated from the coding sequence ATGATGACGATCAACAAGCAGTTCCTGCTCGCATCGCGGCCGCCAGGCGAGGCCACCGCCGCCAACTTCCGCCTGGTCGAGAGCGAAGTGCCGGAGTTGACCGACGGCCAGGTGCTGGTCCGCCATCGCTTCCTCTCGCTCGATCCCTACATGCGCGGGCGGATGAGCGACGTCAAGAGCTACGCCCCGCCGCAGCCGTTGGACGAAGTGATGATCGGCGGCACCGCCGGCGAAGTCGCGGCCTCGAGGCATCCCGGCTTCGCGGCCGGCGACGCTGTGGTCGGCATGGGCGGCTGGCAACAGTTCAGCGTCGTCGACGGCAACGCGAAGGGCGCGCTGCGGAAGGTGGACGTGTCGCGCATTCCGCTGTCGGCCTACCTGGGCCCGGTGGGAATGCCGGGGGTCACGGCGTGGTATGGGCTGACCCAGATCTGCGAAGCCAGGGCCGGCCAGACGGTCGTGGTGAGTGCGGCGAGCGGCGCGGTGGGCTCGGTGGTGGGACAACTGGCGAAAGCCCGCGGGTGCCGCGCGGTCGGCGTGGCCGGCGGCGACGCCAAGTGTTCCTACGTGGTGAACGAACTCGGCTTCGACGCCTGCGTGGACTACAAGGCGCACGCCGATCCCAAGTCGCTGTACCGCGCGCTGAAAGAGGCAACGCCGAACGGCGTCGACGGCCACTTCGAGAACGTGGGCGGCGCCGTGCTCGACGCCGTGCTGGCGCGGATGAACGCGTTCGGCCGCATCGCCATCTGCGGCATGATCAGCGGCTACGACGGCCAGGCCATCCCGCTGCAACAGCCGGCGCTCATCCTCACCTCACGGCTGCGCGTGGAGGGGTTCATCGTCAGCGAGCACCTGGAGCATTGGCCCCAGGCGCTCGCCGAACTGGGCACGCTGGTGGCGACCGGCGCGCTGAAATACCGCGAGACCGTTGCCGATGGCATCGAGTCGGCGCCGGCCGCGTTCCTCGGCTTGCTGAAGGGGAAGAACTTCGGCAAGCAACTGGTCAGGCTGTAG
- a CDS encoding HD domain-containing protein, with product MTRFESALVYANQVHHGQQRKGTGIPYMAHILGVAAIAMEYGATEDEAIGALLHDAAEDGGGEARLAEIRARFGDAVGDIVLGCSDSLVEHPEDKLPWRERKEHYLAHVEVASAAVCLVSAADKLHNVRSIVRDFRMHGDDVWERFQGKRDGTLWYYEAVADALLRRQFSPLTRDLQREVETLRELADNH from the coding sequence GTGACCCGCTTCGAATCGGCTCTCGTCTACGCCAACCAGGTTCACCATGGCCAGCAGCGCAAGGGCACCGGCATTCCCTACATGGCCCACATCCTCGGCGTGGCCGCCATCGCCATGGAATACGGCGCGACCGAAGACGAGGCCATCGGCGCGCTCCTGCATGACGCGGCGGAAGACGGCGGCGGGGAAGCGCGGCTGGCGGAGATCCGCGCCCGCTTCGGGGATGCGGTCGGCGACATCGTGCTCGGGTGCAGCGACAGCCTGGTCGAGCATCCGGAAGACAAGCTGCCGTGGCGTGAGCGCAAGGAGCACTACCTCGCGCACGTCGAGGTGGCCAGCGCCGCGGTGTGCCTGGTGTCGGCGGCCGACAAGCTCCACAACGTGCGCTCGATTGTCCGCGACTTCCGCATGCATGGCGACGACGTGTGGGAGCGGTTCCAGGGCAAACGCGACGGCACCCTGTGGTACTACGAGGCAGTAGCCGACGCCCTGCTGCGGCGGCAGTTCTCGCCGCTGACCCGCGACTTGCAGCGCGAAGTGGAGACATTGCGCGAACTGGCCGATAATCATTGA